From a single Pseudorasbora parva isolate DD20220531a chromosome 15, ASM2467924v1, whole genome shotgun sequence genomic region:
- the tnfrsf21 gene encoding tumor necrosis factor receptor superfamily member 21 isoform X1, which yields MWTWAYLNKSDSIGTMPGKMSMTWSLVLLLVGDVLTHTLTPSTTTEKPLSPRHYQHIDPITGNKLVCDKCPAGTYVSSHCTDASIRECSPCPDSTFTRGENGVQQCHRCQRSCQAPFVEKTPCTPTTDRLCMCPPGSFSQGGKCQRHSLCPPGWGVRKRGSETEDVRCRPCQRGTFSDVASDALKCRAHTDCLSLGLTLLIKGTNKTDSVCGPTPMSSVYVLLGEASVSTVSSTESAYRASTAVLPATESQDVAEPVLSSTDAAPGSEDIPTTTASSEAGDEDGGLLIAETQDLPKSQNKLSLSREPPLANQQAVETLSEGKAQGSGYRPIRRGSPRPSTHKHFDINEHLPWMIVLLLLLVLVVIVVCSVKRSSRVLKKGPRQDPSSIMEKAIHKKPSSPAQTKERWIYYSNGQGVDILRLVAAQIGSQWVDMYKSLASATEREVAAFSNGYSADHERAYAALQHWTIRDSDANLAKLINALHRQRRIDVVDKIRSVMEDNPQVDLNKLMTAVNVSHCLSPSHKPLESPGVVVEQSPMERTKGFFTDESEPLLRCDSTSSKDSALSRTGSFITKEKKDTVLRQVRLDPCDLQPIFDDMLHILNPEELHVIEEIPMAEDKLDRLFEIAGVKSQEASQTLLDSVYSHLPDLL from the exons ATGTGGACCTGGGCATATTTAAACAAGAGCGATTCCATTGGGACAATGCCTGGGAAAATGTCTATGACTTGGTCGCTGGTG CTTCTGCTGGTTGGTGACGTCTTAACCCACACACTGACCCCCAGCACGACCACAGAGAAGCCCTTGTCTCCTCGACACTACCAACACATCGACCCCATCACTGGTAACAAGCTGGTGTGCGACAAGTGTCCGGCGGGCACCTACGTGTCTTCCCACTGCACAGACGCCAGCATACGGGAATGCAGCCCCTGCCCGGACAGCACCTTCACCCGGGGTGAGAACGGTGTTCAGCAGTGTCACCGCTGTCAGAGAAGCTGCCAAGCCCCTTTTGTCGAGAAAACCCCCTGCACACCCACCACTGATCGGTTGTGCATGTGTCCGCCAGGTAGCTTCTCCCAGGGTGGAAAGTGTCAGCGCCACTCATTATGTCCGCCGGGGTGGGGCGTCCGAAAGCGAGGAAGTGAAACAGAGGATGTGcgctgccggccatgtcagcgTGGCACCTTCTCCGACGTGGCATCAGATGCTCTGAAGTGCCGAGCTCACACAGATTGTCTGTCTTTGGGCTTAACGCTGCTGATTAAAGGCACCAACAAGACAGATAGTGTGTGTGGCCCAACTCCAATGAGTTCAGTCTATGTCCTACTTGGAGAGGCCTCTGTTTCCACGGTTTCCAGCACTGAGTCAGCATATAGAG CAAGCACTGCAGTTTTACCAGCTACGGAGAGTCAGGATGTAGCTGAGCCGGTCCTCAGTAGCACAGACGCGGCCCCCGGCTCTGAAGACATTCCCACAACCACAGCTTCCTCCGAGGCTGGTGATGAAGATGGAGGACTGTTAATTGCTGAAACTCAGGACCTTCCTAAATCGCAAAACAAACTGTCCTTATCGCGAGAGCCACCGCTTGCCAACCAACAGGCTGTGGAGACTCTGTCTGAGGGAAAGGCCCAAGGTTCGGGTTACCGGCCTATCCGCAGGGGATCACCGAGGCCTAGCACGCACAAGCACTTTGACATCAATGAGCACCTGCCATGGATGATAGTCCTGCTGCTTCTGCTGGTGCTGGTAGTGATCGTGGTATGCAGCGTAAAGCGCAGTTCGCGGGTGCTAAAGAAGGGTCCAAGGCAGGATCCCAGCAGCATTATGGAGAAAGCCATCCACAAGAAGCCCAGCTCTCCAGCGCAAACCAAGGAGAGGTGGATCTACTACTCAAATGGACAGG GTGTTGACATCTTGAGGCTGGTTGCAGCACAGATTGGCAGTCAGTGGGTTGACATGTACAAGTCTCTGGCCAGTGCCACCGAGCGCGAGGTGGCCGCCTTTTCCAACGGCTACTCGGCAGATCACGAGAGGGCATACGCTGCTCTGCAGCACTGGACCATTCGTGACAGCGACGCCAACCTGGCTAAGCTAATCAATGCCCTTCACCGCCAACGCCGAATTGACGTGGTGGACAAGATACGCAGTGTCATGGAAGACAATCCTCAG GTTGACCTGAACAAGCTAATGACGGCTGTGAATGTAAGCCATTGTCTGAGCCCCAGCCATAAGCCTTTAGAGTCGCCCGGTGTGGTGGTGGAGCAGTCCCCCATGGAGCGCACCAAGGGGTTCTTTACCGACGAATCCGAGCCTCTGCTGCGCTGTGACTCCACTTCCAGCAAGGACTCTGCCCTCAGCCGGACAGGCTCTTTTATAACCAAAG AGAAAAAGGACACTGTGCTGCGGCAGGTACGTCTGGACCCCTGTGACCTTCAGCCCATCTTCGATGATATGCTGCACATTCTCAACCCTGAGGAGCTCCATGTCATTGAGGAGATCCCGATGGCGGAGGACAAGCTGGACCGCTTGTTCGAGATCGCAGGGGTGAAGAGCCAAGAAGCAAGCCAGACGCTACTTGACTCGGTCTATAGTCACTTGCCTGACCTCCTTTAG
- the tnfrsf21 gene encoding tumor necrosis factor receptor superfamily member 21 isoform X2: MWTWAYLNKSDSIGTMPGKMSMTWSLVLLLVGDVLTHTLTPSTTTEKPLSPRHYQHIDPITGNKLVCDKCPAGTYVSSHCTDASIRECSPCPDSTFTRGSFSQGGKCQRHSLCPPGWGVRKRGSETEDVRCRPCQRGTFSDVASDALKCRAHTDCLSLGLTLLIKGTNKTDSVCGPTPMSSVYVLLGEASVSTVSSTESAYRASTAVLPATESQDVAEPVLSSTDAAPGSEDIPTTTASSEAGDEDGGLLIAETQDLPKSQNKLSLSREPPLANQQAVETLSEGKAQGSGYRPIRRGSPRPSTHKHFDINEHLPWMIVLLLLLVLVVIVVCSVKRSSRVLKKGPRQDPSSIMEKAIHKKPSSPAQTKERWIYYSNGQGVDILRLVAAQIGSQWVDMYKSLASATEREVAAFSNGYSADHERAYAALQHWTIRDSDANLAKLINALHRQRRIDVVDKIRSVMEDNPQVDLNKLMTAVNVSHCLSPSHKPLESPGVVVEQSPMERTKGFFTDESEPLLRCDSTSSKDSALSRTGSFITKEKKDTVLRQVRLDPCDLQPIFDDMLHILNPEELHVIEEIPMAEDKLDRLFEIAGVKSQEASQTLLDSVYSHLPDLL; the protein is encoded by the exons ATGTGGACCTGGGCATATTTAAACAAGAGCGATTCCATTGGGACAATGCCTGGGAAAATGTCTATGACTTGGTCGCTGGTG CTTCTGCTGGTTGGTGACGTCTTAACCCACACACTGACCCCCAGCACGACCACAGAGAAGCCCTTGTCTCCTCGACACTACCAACACATCGACCCCATCACTGGTAACAAGCTGGTGTGCGACAAGTGTCCGGCGGGCACCTACGTGTCTTCCCACTGCACAGACGCCAGCATACGGGAATGCAGCCCCTGCCCGGACAGCACCTTCACCCGGG GTAGCTTCTCCCAGGGTGGAAAGTGTCAGCGCCACTCATTATGTCCGCCGGGGTGGGGCGTCCGAAAGCGAGGAAGTGAAACAGAGGATGTGcgctgccggccatgtcagcgTGGCACCTTCTCCGACGTGGCATCAGATGCTCTGAAGTGCCGAGCTCACACAGATTGTCTGTCTTTGGGCTTAACGCTGCTGATTAAAGGCACCAACAAGACAGATAGTGTGTGTGGCCCAACTCCAATGAGTTCAGTCTATGTCCTACTTGGAGAGGCCTCTGTTTCCACGGTTTCCAGCACTGAGTCAGCATATAGAG CAAGCACTGCAGTTTTACCAGCTACGGAGAGTCAGGATGTAGCTGAGCCGGTCCTCAGTAGCACAGACGCGGCCCCCGGCTCTGAAGACATTCCCACAACCACAGCTTCCTCCGAGGCTGGTGATGAAGATGGAGGACTGTTAATTGCTGAAACTCAGGACCTTCCTAAATCGCAAAACAAACTGTCCTTATCGCGAGAGCCACCGCTTGCCAACCAACAGGCTGTGGAGACTCTGTCTGAGGGAAAGGCCCAAGGTTCGGGTTACCGGCCTATCCGCAGGGGATCACCGAGGCCTAGCACGCACAAGCACTTTGACATCAATGAGCACCTGCCATGGATGATAGTCCTGCTGCTTCTGCTGGTGCTGGTAGTGATCGTGGTATGCAGCGTAAAGCGCAGTTCGCGGGTGCTAAAGAAGGGTCCAAGGCAGGATCCCAGCAGCATTATGGAGAAAGCCATCCACAAGAAGCCCAGCTCTCCAGCGCAAACCAAGGAGAGGTGGATCTACTACTCAAATGGACAGG GTGTTGACATCTTGAGGCTGGTTGCAGCACAGATTGGCAGTCAGTGGGTTGACATGTACAAGTCTCTGGCCAGTGCCACCGAGCGCGAGGTGGCCGCCTTTTCCAACGGCTACTCGGCAGATCACGAGAGGGCATACGCTGCTCTGCAGCACTGGACCATTCGTGACAGCGACGCCAACCTGGCTAAGCTAATCAATGCCCTTCACCGCCAACGCCGAATTGACGTGGTGGACAAGATACGCAGTGTCATGGAAGACAATCCTCAG GTTGACCTGAACAAGCTAATGACGGCTGTGAATGTAAGCCATTGTCTGAGCCCCAGCCATAAGCCTTTAGAGTCGCCCGGTGTGGTGGTGGAGCAGTCCCCCATGGAGCGCACCAAGGGGTTCTTTACCGACGAATCCGAGCCTCTGCTGCGCTGTGACTCCACTTCCAGCAAGGACTCTGCCCTCAGCCGGACAGGCTCTTTTATAACCAAAG AGAAAAAGGACACTGTGCTGCGGCAGGTACGTCTGGACCCCTGTGACCTTCAGCCCATCTTCGATGATATGCTGCACATTCTCAACCCTGAGGAGCTCCATGTCATTGAGGAGATCCCGATGGCGGAGGACAAGCTGGACCGCTTGTTCGAGATCGCAGGGGTGAAGAGCCAAGAAGCAAGCCAGACGCTACTTGACTCGGTCTATAGTCACTTGCCTGACCTCCTTTAG
- the tnfrsf21 gene encoding tumor necrosis factor receptor superfamily member 21 isoform X3, with protein MWTWAYLNKSDSIGTMPGKMSMTWSLVLLLVGDVLTHTLTPSTTTEKPLSPRHYQHIDPITGNKLVCDKCPAGTYVSSHCTDASIRECSPCPDSTFTRASTAVLPATESQDVAEPVLSSTDAAPGSEDIPTTTASSEAGDEDGGLLIAETQDLPKSQNKLSLSREPPLANQQAVETLSEGKAQGSGYRPIRRGSPRPSTHKHFDINEHLPWMIVLLLLLVLVVIVVCSVKRSSRVLKKGPRQDPSSIMEKAIHKKPSSPAQTKERWIYYSNGQGVDILRLVAAQIGSQWVDMYKSLASATEREVAAFSNGYSADHERAYAALQHWTIRDSDANLAKLINALHRQRRIDVVDKIRSVMEDNPQVDLNKLMTAVNVSHCLSPSHKPLESPGVVVEQSPMERTKGFFTDESEPLLRCDSTSSKDSALSRTGSFITKEKKDTVLRQVRLDPCDLQPIFDDMLHILNPEELHVIEEIPMAEDKLDRLFEIAGVKSQEASQTLLDSVYSHLPDLL; from the exons ATGTGGACCTGGGCATATTTAAACAAGAGCGATTCCATTGGGACAATGCCTGGGAAAATGTCTATGACTTGGTCGCTGGTG CTTCTGCTGGTTGGTGACGTCTTAACCCACACACTGACCCCCAGCACGACCACAGAGAAGCCCTTGTCTCCTCGACACTACCAACACATCGACCCCATCACTGGTAACAAGCTGGTGTGCGACAAGTGTCCGGCGGGCACCTACGTGTCTTCCCACTGCACAGACGCCAGCATACGGGAATGCAGCCCCTGCCCGGACAGCACCTTCACCCGGG CAAGCACTGCAGTTTTACCAGCTACGGAGAGTCAGGATGTAGCTGAGCCGGTCCTCAGTAGCACAGACGCGGCCCCCGGCTCTGAAGACATTCCCACAACCACAGCTTCCTCCGAGGCTGGTGATGAAGATGGAGGACTGTTAATTGCTGAAACTCAGGACCTTCCTAAATCGCAAAACAAACTGTCCTTATCGCGAGAGCCACCGCTTGCCAACCAACAGGCTGTGGAGACTCTGTCTGAGGGAAAGGCCCAAGGTTCGGGTTACCGGCCTATCCGCAGGGGATCACCGAGGCCTAGCACGCACAAGCACTTTGACATCAATGAGCACCTGCCATGGATGATAGTCCTGCTGCTTCTGCTGGTGCTGGTAGTGATCGTGGTATGCAGCGTAAAGCGCAGTTCGCGGGTGCTAAAGAAGGGTCCAAGGCAGGATCCCAGCAGCATTATGGAGAAAGCCATCCACAAGAAGCCCAGCTCTCCAGCGCAAACCAAGGAGAGGTGGATCTACTACTCAAATGGACAGG GTGTTGACATCTTGAGGCTGGTTGCAGCACAGATTGGCAGTCAGTGGGTTGACATGTACAAGTCTCTGGCCAGTGCCACCGAGCGCGAGGTGGCCGCCTTTTCCAACGGCTACTCGGCAGATCACGAGAGGGCATACGCTGCTCTGCAGCACTGGACCATTCGTGACAGCGACGCCAACCTGGCTAAGCTAATCAATGCCCTTCACCGCCAACGCCGAATTGACGTGGTGGACAAGATACGCAGTGTCATGGAAGACAATCCTCAG GTTGACCTGAACAAGCTAATGACGGCTGTGAATGTAAGCCATTGTCTGAGCCCCAGCCATAAGCCTTTAGAGTCGCCCGGTGTGGTGGTGGAGCAGTCCCCCATGGAGCGCACCAAGGGGTTCTTTACCGACGAATCCGAGCCTCTGCTGCGCTGTGACTCCACTTCCAGCAAGGACTCTGCCCTCAGCCGGACAGGCTCTTTTATAACCAAAG AGAAAAAGGACACTGTGCTGCGGCAGGTACGTCTGGACCCCTGTGACCTTCAGCCCATCTTCGATGATATGCTGCACATTCTCAACCCTGAGGAGCTCCATGTCATTGAGGAGATCCCGATGGCGGAGGACAAGCTGGACCGCTTGTTCGAGATCGCAGGGGTGAAGAGCCAAGAAGCAAGCCAGACGCTACTTGACTCGGTCTATAGTCACTTGCCTGACCTCCTTTAG